From the Clarias gariepinus isolate MV-2021 ecotype Netherlands chromosome 3, CGAR_prim_01v2, whole genome shotgun sequence genome, one window contains:
- the nptxrb gene encoding neuronal pentraxin receptor b, with protein MKFVAVVAGAGALAFLGALVCIVASVYSRAPAAALHPPAGANGTAAPVPPGSLGALYGAADTSGRDALAAAGTGRGETPLLGELSSGASPQRFTFSRLLCSPVPPGECAMKRRRRDKEREDDNDEEEEEEEDWSALNAAAEELRRTVALQNEQIAADRKTIDELTGKLAECETALLDERTVTERGAAASWPARRRLMAGDGARESAAAQLHTARAVEELERAILQLKDRIEKLELEMVPALLNHSEVAAGSTGMRLALGQAGGRAEDVGGELVQKVKQLEDERKNLRKETQNHHQHIDHGINTLQERISELEQSFTGQSYPQGYKLSFPIRTNYMYGLVRRNIPEMYAFTVCMWLKATESRIGTPFSYAVDKQPNELVLLQGVHKQAELLVNAKVAQLPLSFPPGTWQHVCVSWTLRDGVWKAYQGGKLKERGEGLSAWHPIRAGGVLVLGQEQDTPGGQFDASQALVGELSLFNLWDRVLSPAEIGNIASCGESVRLGNVVSWTEREVDVFGGATKEPVDPCSSDAGPQK; from the exons ATGAAGTTCGTGGCGGTGGTGGCGGGGGCCGGAGCGCTCGCGTTTCTCGGCGCGCTCGTGTGCATCGTGGCGAGCGTGTACTCGCGCGCTCCGGCCGCCGCCCTGCATCCCCCGGCGGGCGCGAACGGCACAGCGGCGCCGGTGCCCCCGGGCTCTCTGGGAGCGCTGTACGGTGCGGCGGACACGAGCGGGCGCGACGCTTTGGCGGCCGCGGGAACGGGCCGCGGCGAGACGCCGCTCCTGGGCGAGCTGAGCTCCGGGGCCAGTCCGCAGCGCTTCACCTTCAGCCGCCTCCTGTGCTCGCCCGTGCCGCCCGGGGAGTGCGCGATGAAGCGCCGGAGACGCGACAAGGAGCGGGAGGACGACAacgacgaggaggaggaggaggaagaggactgGAGCGCCCTGAACGCGGCCGCTGAGGAGCTCCGGCGCACCGTGGCGCTGCAGAACGAGCAGATCGCCGCCGACCGCAAGACCATCGACGAGCTCACCGGCAAACTGGCCGAGTGCGAGACCGCGCTGCTGGATGAGCGGACCGTGACCGAGCGCGGAGCCGCGGCATCGTGGCCCGCCCGGCGCCGCCTCATGGCCGGGGATGGCGCGCGGGAGTCCGCCGCCGCACAGCTACACACCGCGCGGGCTGTCGAGGAGCTCGAGAGGGCCATCCTCCAGCTCAAAGACCGCATCGAGAAGCTGGAG ctgGAGATGGTGCCTGCTTTGTTGAACCACTCGGAGGTGGCAGCAGGCTCCACAGGCATGCGGTTGGCACTGGGCCAGGCTGGTGGGCGTGCAGAGGATGTGGGTGGAGAGCTGGTGCAGAAGGTAAAGCAGCTGGAGGATGAAAGGAAGAACCTACGCAAGGAGACACAGAACCACCACCAGCACATCGACCATGGCATCAACACTCTGCAGGAGCGCATCTCAGAGCTGGAACAAA gtTTTACAGGTCAGAGTTACCCCCAGGGATACAAGCTCTCCTTCCCCATTCGGACCAACTACATGTATGGCTTGGTGAGACGGAACATTCCGGAGATGTACGCCTTCACGGTTTGCATGTGGTTGAAGGCGACAGAGAGCAGGATCGGGACACCGTTCTCATACGCCGTGGACAAGCAACCCAACGAACTTGTCCTCTTACAAGGCGTCCATAAACAAGCTGAGCTGCTTGTTAATGCTAAG GTGGCACAGTTGCCTCTGTCGTTCCCACCCGGCACTTGGCAGCATGTTTGTGTGAGCTGGACTCTGCGTGATGGTGTCTGGAAAGCTTATCAAGGTGGCAAGCTAAAGGAGAGAGGCGAAGGTCTGTCAGCATGGCATCCGATCAGGGCAGGAGGTGTGCTGGTTCTGGGACAGGAACAG GACACACCGGGTGGACAGTTTGATGCCTCCCAGGCGCTGGTGGGTGAGCTGTCTCTGTTTAACCTGTGGGACCGCGTGCTGTCGCCGGCCGAGATCGGCAACATCGCGTCCTGCGGCGAGTCAGTGCGGCTGGGGAACGTGGTCTCGTGGACGGAACGAGAAGTGGATGTTTTCGGGGGAGCCACCAAGGAGCCAGTAGACCCCTGCTCCAGTGATGCTGGACCCCAGAAATGA